Proteins from a single region of Balneola sp. MJW-20:
- a CDS encoding sugar transferase, protein MANLKRYREVIFTSVLDFLILLASWFIIHSLYPATVIMLVLDFDLNFFTGGLLVSIYWLAILVISGSYKKLYLVSRLDEFTKMLKATIMGALLLYFITNVNRNLTTEDQQFITIAYWGIVFSMLAFNRFIVRTIQRFYAQRGRGLHRAIIVGTGQTAKTAYDDLIRNKILGMQVIGFVQVNGKAPDESTGIEPEKVIGKLDGIDQIIESQRVQEILVALEPDSKNDLFEVISRIDYPNVSLKVLPDFYQMVGGLSKTNQIFGLPLIEISPEPQPLWEQSIKRILDILVSIVVLLVTLPFLLVIVIAIRLTSKGPAVYRQKRVGRNGKPFVMYKLRTMFDDAEKYSGPTWAQKNDPRVTPLGYWLRKLRLDEIPQLINVLKGDMSLVGPRPERPHFVEQFSRQIPLYTRRHRVRPGITGWAQVKWKYDSSLDDVKEKTKYDLFYIENISLKMDSKILINTIITMIKGKGQ, encoded by the coding sequence TTGGCTAACTTAAAAAGATATCGGGAAGTGATATTTACCAGTGTGCTGGATTTTCTGATCCTTCTGGCAAGCTGGTTCATTATACACTCATTGTACCCTGCTACTGTGATAATGCTGGTTCTGGATTTTGATCTGAACTTTTTTACCGGCGGCTTGCTGGTCAGTATCTACTGGCTGGCAATTCTGGTGATATCAGGATCCTATAAAAAACTATACCTGGTCTCCCGCCTTGATGAATTCACGAAAATGCTGAAGGCAACCATCATGGGGGCCTTGCTGCTGTATTTCATTACAAATGTGAACCGCAACCTTACCACTGAGGATCAGCAGTTCATTACCATAGCCTACTGGGGTATTGTATTCTCGATGCTGGCATTTAACCGGTTTATAGTCCGTACTATACAGAGATTTTATGCGCAGAGAGGGAGGGGACTACATCGGGCGATCATAGTTGGAACCGGTCAGACTGCTAAAACCGCATATGATGACCTGATCCGTAATAAGATCCTGGGTATGCAGGTTATTGGTTTTGTGCAGGTGAACGGAAAAGCTCCCGATGAGTCCACAGGAATAGAACCAGAAAAAGTGATCGGCAAACTTGACGGTATTGATCAGATCATTGAGTCACAAAGAGTGCAGGAAATCCTTGTTGCTCTGGAACCCGATAGTAAAAATGATCTGTTTGAGGTCATTTCACGGATCGATTATCCAAATGTATCCCTAAAAGTACTGCCTGATTTCTATCAGATGGTAGGCGGGCTTAGCAAGACCAATCAGATCTTTGGATTACCTCTGATTGAGATATCCCCGGAACCACAGCCACTATGGGAACAGTCCATAAAAAGAATTCTTGATATCCTGGTATCCATTGTAGTGCTGCTGGTCACCCTTCCTTTTCTGTTAGTGATCGTGATCGCAATCAGATTAACATCCAAAGGACCCGCTGTCTACCGGCAAAAAAGAGTGGGCCGGAACGGGAAACCCTTTGTGATGTATAAACTCAGGACCATGTTTGATGATGCTGAAAAATATTCCGGGCCGACCTGGGCGCAGAAGAATGATCCCAGAGTAACTCCTCTTGGGTACTGGTTGCGTAAACTTCGGCTAGACGAGATCCCACAGCTCATCAATGTGCTGAAGGGTGATATGAGTCTGGTAGGACCCCGTCCCGAACGGCCGCATTTTGTGGAGCAATTCAGCAGACAGATCCCTCTTTACACCCGTCGTCATCGTGTACGACCCGGGATCACAGGCTGGGCGCAGGTGAAGTGGAAATACGACTCATCACTGGATGATGTTAAGGAAAAGACCAAATACGACCTTTTTTATATTGAGAATATCTCCCTGAAAATGGATTCAAAGATCCTCATCAATACCATCATAACTATGATAAAAGGAAAGGGACAGTAA
- a CDS encoding polyprenol monophosphomannose synthase, with product MASETLVVVPTFNESHNISRIIDELMAIEESVDVLVIDDGSPDGTADKVRASMEKYEDRISLIEREGKQGLGTAYVRGFKYAIKKGYSYVCEMDADFSHNPADVDKLVQEVKSGNADVAIGSRYSNGISIINWPLSRLILSYCANIYARTITGLPVFDTTAGFKCLRREVIENIDLERIKSNGYAFQIELHFRAWKAGFKLKEVSIVFREREEGVSKMSKAIVREAIWRVWALKFRSLFKVL from the coding sequence ATGGCATCTGAAACACTGGTGGTAGTGCCCACATTTAATGAGTCTCATAATATCAGTCGTATTATCGACGAGCTGATGGCTATTGAAGAGTCTGTGGATGTGCTGGTAATAGATGACGGGTCCCCTGACGGCACCGCAGATAAAGTGCGGGCTTCCATGGAAAAGTACGAAGATCGAATCTCTCTGATCGAGAGAGAGGGAAAGCAGGGGCTGGGAACAGCCTACGTCCGCGGATTCAAGTATGCGATCAAAAAGGGATATTCCTATGTTTGTGAAATGGATGCCGATTTTTCCCATAATCCTGCTGACGTGGATAAACTGGTTCAAGAAGTAAAAAGCGGTAATGCAGATGTTGCAATCGGATCACGATATTCAAATGGTATCAGTATCATCAACTGGCCGCTGAGCAGGCTGATCCTTTCCTACTGTGCGAATATCTATGCAAGAACCATCACCGGATTACCGGTCTTTGACACAACGGCCGGATTTAAGTGTCTGCGAAGGGAAGTCATTGAAAATATCGATCTGGAAAGGATCAAATCGAACGGATATGCTTTTCAGATAGAATTGCATTTCCGGGCCTGGAAAGCAGGATTTAAACTGAAAGAAGTATCCATTGTATTTCGTGAAAGAGAGGAAGGCGTTTCCAAGATGTCTAAGGCGATCGTACGTGAGGCAATCTGGAGGGTCTGGGCCCTGAAATTCCGCAGCCTCTTTAAAGTACTGTAA
- a CDS encoding acetyl-CoA carboxylase carboxyltransferase subunit alpha: protein MQYLDFEQPIADLEEKIDELKKLSDVSDGVLNTEIEKLQSKVEELRRSIYKDLTRWQKVQLARHPDRPYTLDYIYKITDNFIELHGDRYHADDKAIVGGIGEIDGQTVMIIGHQKGRDTSSRQYRNFGMANPEGYRKAYRLMQTAEKFDIPIITLLDTPGAFPGLEAEERGQAEAIAKNLKMMAMLEVPLITIVIGEGASGGAIGIGMGNEVFMMENTWYSVISPESCSSILWKTWDYKEQAAAVLKLTANDLKDLKVIDGVIPEPLGGAHRDHEAAAKAVKDQILKSLKKLKKLKPEKLIEQRIDKYAQMGAWETAK from the coding sequence ATGCAATACCTGGATTTCGAACAACCCATCGCTGATCTTGAAGAAAAGATCGATGAGCTCAAAAAGCTATCCGATGTCAGTGACGGTGTACTCAATACCGAAATTGAAAAACTGCAGTCAAAAGTTGAGGAACTGCGCCGTTCAATCTATAAGGACCTTACCCGCTGGCAGAAAGTTCAGCTTGCCCGTCATCCCGACCGGCCCTATACCCTCGATTATATCTATAAGATCACGGATAATTTTATCGAGCTGCATGGTGATCGCTATCATGCCGATGATAAAGCGATCGTAGGCGGGATAGGCGAGATCGACGGACAGACGGTCATGATCATTGGTCATCAGAAAGGCCGGGATACCAGTTCCCGTCAGTATCGTAACTTTGGTATGGCTAATCCTGAAGGTTATCGTAAGGCATATCGCCTAATGCAGACCGCTGAGAAGTTTGATATTCCAATTATTACCCTGCTGGATACACCAGGTGCTTTTCCGGGACTGGAGGCTGAAGAAAGAGGTCAGGCCGAAGCAATTGCAAAGAACCTGAAGATGATGGCCATGCTGGAAGTGCCGCTGATCACGATCGTGATCGGGGAAGGCGCGAGTGGCGGTGCCATTGGAATCGGAATGGGTAACGAAGTATTTATGATGGAGAATACCTGGTACTCAGTGATTTCTCCGGAATCCTGCTCATCCATTCTCTGGAAGACCTGGGACTACAAAGAGCAGGCTGCTGCTGTGTTGAAGCTGACCGCAAATGACCTCAAAGATCTGAAAGTGATCGATGGTGTTATTCCTGAACCTTTAGGCGGGGCGCACAGAGATCACGAAGCAGCGGCTAAAGCCGTTAAAGATCAGATCCTGAAAAGTCTGAAAAAACTTAAAAAACTCAAGCCGGAAAAACTGATCGAACAGCGTATCGATAAATACGCTCAGATGGGTGCATGGGAAACGGCTAAGTAA
- a CDS encoding acyl-CoA thioesterase, which produces MDFPDKEPIITYSHYLRSRYGETDRMGYVYYGRYLEYFEVARTEMIRSYGISYREMEESGVMLPVIHAELEYKQPVLYDEEIEIRVQIFEKPSVRLRTFYEVRSEGNDQPHVTGEVSLCFMDSETRRPRRAPEDFLRKIEQHLKK; this is translated from the coding sequence GTGGATTTTCCGGACAAAGAACCCATCATTACTTATTCTCATTATCTGCGGAGCAGGTACGGGGAGACAGACAGAATGGGTTATGTCTATTATGGTCGCTACCTCGAATACTTTGAAGTAGCCCGTACCGAAATGATCCGTTCCTATGGGATCTCTTACCGGGAAATGGAAGAATCCGGAGTCATGCTTCCCGTAATACACGCTGAACTCGAATATAAGCAGCCGGTTCTCTATGATGAAGAAATTGAGATCAGGGTTCAGATCTTCGAAAAACCTTCTGTACGCCTCCGGACCTTTTATGAAGTCCGTTCTGAAGGGAATGATCAGCCGCATGTAACGGGAGAGGTGTCGTTGTGTTTTATGGATTCAGAGACCCGAAGACCCAGAAGAGCTCCTGAGGATTTCCTCCGGAAAATTGAGCAACATCTTAAAAAATGA
- a CDS encoding DUF2085 domain-containing protein produces MMTGIKSVPDNLSVYYLLLSCTLFLFIAALGPGLYHADISQLTAAHYSLFAHLCHQDPARTFVFMGEPMAVCSRCIGIYIGAFSATILLPVLSLIPEIKKKWELYLFGFATVLNFIDLGGNYIGIWTNTLYSRLVLGILFGLASITLLNRTFFKSKNTEIS; encoded by the coding sequence ATGATGACCGGGATCAAAAGTGTTCCTGATAACCTCAGTGTCTACTATCTATTGCTGAGTTGCACTTTGTTCCTGTTTATTGCTGCACTGGGGCCCGGCTTGTACCACGCGGATATTAGTCAGCTTACTGCTGCACACTATAGTCTCTTTGCTCATTTATGCCATCAGGATCCTGCAAGGACTTTTGTATTCATGGGTGAACCTATGGCGGTTTGTTCAAGATGTATCGGGATCTATATAGGGGCATTTTCTGCGACGATACTTCTGCCGGTGCTTAGCCTGATTCCTGAGATCAAAAAAAAGTGGGAATTATACCTGTTTGGCTTTGCCACAGTATTAAATTTTATAGACCTTGGGGGAAACTATATCGGGATCTGGACGAATACACTTTATTCCCGGTTAGTTTTAGGGATACTTTTTGGTTTGGCAAGCATAACCCTGCTGAACAGGACCTTTTTTAAATCAAAAAATACGGAGATATCGTGA
- a CDS encoding DUF4199 domain-containing protein has translation MDNEQGYPSYWSSVLMASVITALIFFIVSLIGGYSTINAEPSGSLIQPAQFISMLACLFAAVGGVFANWHYARGNDLTYKIGKGALLGLLTGVIAAIISVILGLIWEVIDPAYAQNVMDATIANFEAMPNMTQEMIEQTRQQMEFAETPLGLLVSAGTAAIMLGIVNVVSGLIGAKIFASEE, from the coding sequence ATGGACAACGAACAAGGATATCCTTCTTACTGGTCGTCAGTATTAATGGCATCGGTAATCACAGCACTTATATTTTTTATAGTTTCACTCATTGGCGGTTATTCAACGATCAACGCCGAACCAAGTGGTTCTTTGATTCAGCCTGCACAATTTATTTCAATGCTTGCATGTCTGTTCGCAGCAGTGGGTGGAGTATTTGCAAACTGGCATTATGCGCGCGGAAACGATCTTACCTATAAGATCGGGAAAGGAGCTCTCCTGGGATTGCTCACCGGTGTAATTGCAGCGATTATCTCCGTGATATTAGGATTGATATGGGAGGTGATTGACCCTGCTTATGCCCAGAATGTGATGGATGCCACGATCGCAAATTTTGAGGCTATGCCAAATATGACCCAGGAAATGATCGAGCAGACCCGTCAGCAGATGGAGTTTGCTGAAACTCCCTTAGGACTGTTAGTTTCAGCAGGAACAGCAGCCATCATGCTTGGTATCGTAAACGTTGTGTCCGGACTTATTGGCGCAAAAATATTCGCATCTGAAGAATAA
- a CDS encoding lysostaphin resistance A-like protein, producing the protein MEKTQPQENHPEYEEIRSSQSESSLQLPWVERNGFPHWVMAVVWVFVALIAFNIVGAIVGVIGILATTDSVDPALIAEQLSSNFDILFLANTSGQILVMALATLLVVKLHAVKGRRKQFLRMQTSPNVWKITGLAALLFVIAQPTILFLGWLNSFLPAPEFMAEMQETMAEMISSFLKTDNALLLGVFHIGVVPAICEEIMYRGYVMRALEKSWGITAAILISGFIFGAYHLQITNLLPLATLGIFMAYVTYLSDSLIPAIVAHFINNGGQVIASNFYPEMLDEQVSPDMELPWLLIVLSVILTSALLYYMKSQKNPEQS; encoded by the coding sequence ATGGAAAAAACACAGCCGCAGGAAAATCATCCTGAGTACGAAGAAATAAGATCATCACAGTCGGAATCATCACTTCAATTGCCCTGGGTTGAGCGGAATGGGTTCCCCCATTGGGTAATGGCGGTGGTTTGGGTATTTGTTGCCCTCATTGCATTCAATATAGTAGGAGCTATAGTAGGAGTTATAGGTATTCTGGCTACAACCGACAGTGTCGATCCTGCTCTGATAGCTGAACAATTATCTTCTAACTTTGATATTCTTTTTCTGGCAAATACCTCAGGGCAGATACTGGTGATGGCTCTGGCGACCTTGCTGGTAGTGAAATTGCATGCAGTAAAAGGCAGGCGAAAGCAGTTCCTGAGAATGCAGACTTCACCCAATGTCTGGAAGATCACCGGTCTGGCTGCATTGCTGTTTGTTATTGCTCAGCCCACGATCCTATTTCTGGGCTGGCTGAATTCTTTCCTTCCAGCCCCGGAATTTATGGCTGAAATGCAGGAGACCATGGCTGAAATGATCTCCTCATTCCTGAAAACCGATAACGCTCTGTTACTGGGTGTATTCCATATAGGTGTGGTTCCTGCGATCTGCGAAGAGATCATGTATCGCGGGTATGTAATGAGAGCCCTTGAAAAAAGCTGGGGAATTACTGCTGCGATCCTGATTTCCGGTTTTATATTCGGAGCATATCACCTGCAGATTACGAATCTTCTTCCCCTGGCAACACTGGGTATATTTATGGCCTACGTGACCTATCTCTCTGATAGTCTCATCCCGGCTATCGTTGCTCACTTTATCAATAACGGGGGACAGGTCATCGCCAGCAACTTCTACCCTGAAATGCTGGATGAACAGGTAAGCCCTGATATGGAACTACCCTGGCTGCTGATCGTTCTCAGCGTGATTTTGACTTCTGCATTACTATATTACATGAAGTCTCAAAAAAATCCGGAGCAGTCATGA
- a CDS encoding phosphatidate cytidylyltransferase — MNELLKRVLFAVPAAAIFLYLTWLGEWYFNSVVILIGLFIVQELMRLLDKAGSPADPYFPYTIGMWIMLFPVLSYRFEILIVIFLLFAVVQTFTQTEDAIDRLSSTFFAGAYSSFGLLSLMLVRSVSDNETGFFLTVSILLMVWGTDIFAYFGGKTFGKHKLAPEISPNKTWEGFFSGFIGSFIGLGIMFLIHPEQAPLPLAFCVPWIVLVASLGPVGDLLESKIKRKAGVKDSSHILPGHGGFFDRFDALLLAAPASYLFLKFMEIMGYVSF, encoded by the coding sequence TTGAACGAGCTTCTCAAAAGAGTGCTGTTCGCTGTTCCTGCTGCTGCTATATTTTTATACCTGACCTGGCTGGGCGAGTGGTACTTCAATAGTGTGGTCATACTGATCGGATTATTTATTGTTCAGGAATTAATGCGACTCCTGGACAAAGCAGGGAGCCCGGCTGATCCTTATTTCCCTTATACCATCGGGATGTGGATCATGTTATTCCCGGTACTTTCCTACAGGTTTGAGATCCTGATTGTCATCTTTTTATTGTTTGCCGTGGTTCAGACCTTCACTCAGACTGAGGATGCAATAGATCGACTCAGCAGTACTTTTTTTGCAGGGGCCTATTCCTCCTTCGGTTTACTTTCCCTTATGCTGGTCCGTTCTGTCAGCGATAATGAGACCGGTTTTTTTCTTACGGTTTCAATTCTTTTGATGGTATGGGGAACCGACATCTTTGCGTATTTCGGTGGCAAGACCTTCGGTAAGCACAAACTGGCCCCGGAGATCAGTCCTAACAAAACCTGGGAAGGATTTTTTTCAGGCTTTATAGGTTCTTTTATCGGTCTGGGAATAATGTTTTTGATCCATCCGGAACAGGCTCCCCTGCCGCTTGCCTTTTGTGTACCCTGGATTGTACTGGTAGCATCACTGGGACCGGTTGGAGATCTCCTGGAAAGTAAGATCAAAAGAAAGGCCGGAGTAAAGGACTCATCACATATTCTGCCGGGGCACGGTGGATTTTTTGACCGTTTCGATGCCTTATTGCTTGCTGCGCCGGCGTCCTATCTGTTTCTGAAATTTATGGAGATCATGGGTTATGTCTCATTTTGA
- a CDS encoding dipeptide epimerase encodes MSHFEIRKYAFDLRLRNVFTISRSSRSNQSNIFVALNRDGTTGFGEAGPNTRYGETADIVIGYLEKVQDVVNRVNTAEEIQPALDDAEQKAGIEPVYSARLALEMAYLDWWARSQEKSLVELWNINKKTTPVTSYTIGIDEIAVMQQKIREADEYPLYKIKLGTDHDREIIKAIRQVTDKPLRIDANEGWKDLDTSKREIEFLHKQNVELVEQPMPASMNRKLQDLKKWSPLPLAADESFTGRESLEEVADSFDVINIKLNKIGSVIRSREKLKEAHALGLQVMIGCMIESSMAISAGAHVALEAEYADLDGHLLITNDPFSGLELTEDKRLKFNGKAGFGVVPNESTPF; translated from the coding sequence ATGTCTCATTTTGAGATCCGTAAATACGCCTTTGATCTCAGACTCCGTAATGTATTTACTATCTCCCGAAGTTCGCGAAGTAATCAATCCAACATATTTGTTGCCTTGAACCGGGACGGCACAACGGGTTTCGGAGAAGCAGGTCCCAATACCCGCTATGGAGAAACCGCTGATATCGTAATTGGCTATCTGGAAAAAGTACAGGATGTAGTAAATAGGGTAAATACGGCAGAAGAAATTCAGCCGGCGCTAGACGATGCTGAACAAAAGGCCGGAATTGAACCGGTTTATTCAGCCAGACTCGCATTGGAAATGGCATATCTGGATTGGTGGGCCAGGTCTCAAGAAAAGAGCCTGGTTGAACTCTGGAATATAAATAAAAAAACCACTCCGGTGACCAGTTACACCATCGGGATCGATGAGATAGCAGTTATGCAGCAGAAGATCCGGGAAGCGGATGAATATCCTTTATACAAGATTAAACTTGGAACCGACCATGACCGGGAGATTATAAAAGCGATCCGGCAAGTAACGGATAAACCTCTCAGAATAGATGCTAATGAAGGGTGGAAAGACCTGGATACATCTAAAAGAGAGATTGAATTTCTGCACAAGCAGAATGTAGAATTGGTAGAACAACCCATGCCGGCTTCCATGAACCGGAAGCTGCAGGATCTCAAAAAATGGTCTCCGCTCCCTCTGGCTGCCGATGAAAGCTTTACCGGTCGTGAATCATTGGAAGAGGTGGCTGATTCCTTTGATGTGATCAACATAAAACTAAATAAAATAGGTAGCGTGATCCGGAGTCGTGAAAAACTGAAGGAGGCTCATGCTCTGGGGCTGCAGGTTATGATCGGTTGCATGATCGAAAGCAGTATGGCGATCAGTGCCGGTGCCCATGTAGCTCTGGAAGCGGAGTATGCGGACTTGGATGGCCACCTGCTCATCACTAATGATCCGTTTTCCGGGCTCGAATTGACCGAAGACAAGAGACTGAAATTCAACGGGAAAGCAGGATTCGGAGTGGTGCCGAATGAATCCACTCCTTTTTAA
- a CDS encoding TIGR01777 family oxidoreductase — MNILITGGTGFVGEELRAQLLKKRHELIIITRSASKYEDENARNQRFIGWEDDLVTEMENADVVINLAGENIFGQRWTEEVKKRIMDSRVETTKKLVDAMRDAENPPKVFISASASGIYGDRADDILTEEEPASDDFLAEVCVNWEAAAAPAREFGVRVVHPRIGIVLEKGGGALEKMITPFNLGVGGPVGNGKQYMSWIHRTDLCEALWFPVEHEDLDGAYNVCAPNPVDMNEFAETLADVMNRPNLFRVPRFALDILYGEASKPIMDSIRMQPKKLQVAGFEFRFEDLKEALADII; from the coding sequence ATGAATATACTGATCACCGGCGGTACCGGATTTGTAGGCGAAGAACTGCGGGCACAATTGCTCAAAAAAAGACATGAACTGATCATCATTACACGCTCTGCCTCAAAATATGAGGATGAGAATGCACGAAATCAGCGTTTTATTGGCTGGGAAGATGATCTGGTCACCGAGATGGAAAATGCTGACGTGGTGATAAACCTGGCCGGCGAGAATATCTTTGGTCAGCGCTGGACCGAAGAGGTCAAAAAAAGGATCATGGACAGCCGGGTGGAGACCACTAAAAAGCTGGTTGATGCCATGAGAGATGCGGAAAATCCTCCTAAAGTTTTTATATCCGCCTCAGCTTCCGGGATCTACGGGGACCGGGCCGATGATATCCTTACCGAAGAGGAACCGGCTTCAGATGATTTCCTGGCCGAGGTTTGTGTGAACTGGGAAGCTGCGGCTGCGCCTGCCCGCGAATTTGGGGTCAGAGTAGTTCATCCGCGAATTGGTATCGTACTGGAGAAAGGAGGAGGGGCGCTGGAAAAAATGATCACTCCCTTTAATTTAGGAGTTGGCGGACCGGTAGGTAACGGAAAACAGTATATGAGCTGGATACATCGCACGGACCTTTGCGAAGCCCTTTGGTTTCCGGTAGAACATGAAGACCTGGATGGTGCTTATAATGTCTGTGCACCAAATCCGGTGGATATGAACGAGTTTGCCGAAACGCTGGCAGATGTAATGAACCGGCCAAACCTTTTCAGGGTACCTCGTTTCGCTTTGGATATTCTCTACGGAGAAGCCTCTAAGCCGATCATGGACAGCATCCGGATGCAGCCTAAAAAGCTGCAGGTTGCAGGGTTTGAATTCAGATTCGAAGACCTCAAAGAAGCTCTGGCGGATATTATCTGA
- a CDS encoding BatA domain-containing protein: protein MSFLNPIFLLALAAAGIPLMIHLLNLRRPKKIEFSTLTFFQELKKSTIRKIKIKRLLLLIMRMLAVACLAVVLARPFLPPGLSFGGDAQAPSVNAILIDNSISMSRVGSNGPLIDYAKEVAENISEASRENDRFILQVTNGEAIYPAILNHVNMSNTLKDIEAQPSGNYMGERLQEMIRFMDESPFQQKKIFIITDAQRSQIQKLTKLEEVDSRFTIIDVGEVEVQNTVIAEVSIPSQMIGLGLPVQVNVKVENQGSVPAINQFVSLEYEGQPLGQYSVSLQPGENQVFDFEVSPSAEGSSSGRIWIEGDEFIDDNDYLFSLEIPDRRRILWIRPDVPIQSENISYTRLMLDVASENDAQFEYDEIDPGGVTGAELSEYDAFIMDGVEQIPEFLFSELQAEVQSGKGLLFFPSENGSIQNYNDFLSGFNAGRWVGISGDYASFQSVAAADELLEEHPAFTGLFDRAEGEELKFSRPSVYYYFRLDTRGSTNAFDLLRLNNGDALIHEKKFGRGTLLISAIGNDPGWSNFPIQELYAPLYYRLTLYAAASEEGGLIGHILGNPFQTTGNYVMDDVELQVDGQIIKPGVSVSGNGLQVNYDGKEWKTGFVEVRDGLRSTTIAMNLDRAESDFSEFGEEEIDEQLNEFDFSYVDAGGLSDQELLTTIQSTGFGREIWQWFLMAGMFFLVAESLISSFYKAEN, encoded by the coding sequence ATGAGTTTTTTAAACCCGATTTTTTTACTGGCACTTGCAGCAGCGGGAATACCGCTGATGATACACCTGCTGAATCTTCGGCGACCGAAGAAGATCGAATTCTCTACGCTCACATTTTTCCAGGAACTCAAGAAATCCACGATCCGGAAAATTAAGATAAAAAGACTCTTATTACTGATCATGCGGATGCTTGCGGTAGCCTGCCTGGCCGTTGTGCTTGCACGCCCTTTTTTGCCTCCCGGACTATCTTTCGGAGGAGATGCACAGGCTCCTTCGGTGAATGCTATCCTGATCGATAACAGTATAAGTATGAGCAGAGTGGGATCTAACGGTCCTCTCATTGATTACGCAAAAGAGGTGGCTGAGAACATCTCTGAAGCTTCCCGCGAAAATGATCGTTTTATACTTCAGGTTACCAATGGTGAAGCTATCTATCCGGCCATCCTGAATCATGTCAACATGAGTAATACACTAAAGGATATTGAAGCACAGCCTTCCGGGAATTACATGGGAGAAAGGTTACAGGAGATGATCCGTTTTATGGATGAGAGTCCCTTTCAGCAAAAAAAGATCTTTATCATTACCGACGCACAACGTTCACAGATACAAAAACTTACAAAGCTGGAAGAGGTGGATTCCCGATTTACAATCATTGATGTAGGGGAGGTGGAGGTGCAGAATACGGTCATAGCCGAGGTTAGTATTCCCTCCCAGATGATAGGGCTAGGGCTGCCGGTACAGGTCAATGTAAAAGTAGAAAACCAGGGTTCTGTGCCGGCAATTAACCAGTTTGTATCCCTTGAATATGAGGGGCAGCCACTGGGCCAGTATTCAGTTTCGCTGCAGCCCGGAGAGAATCAGGTGTTTGATTTTGAAGTGAGTCCGTCTGCCGAAGGAAGTTCTTCGGGAAGGATCTGGATCGAAGGAGACGAGTTTATTGATGATAATGATTACCTATTCAGCCTGGAGATCCCGGACCGGAGAAGAATTCTCTGGATCAGGCCGGATGTACCGATACAATCAGAAAACATTTCTTATACCCGGCTGATGCTGGATGTTGCAAGTGAGAATGATGCTCAGTTCGAATACGATGAGATCGATCCCGGAGGAGTGACGGGTGCAGAGCTTTCGGAGTACGACGCATTTATAATGGATGGAGTTGAGCAGATACCGGAATTCCTTTTTTCCGAGCTTCAGGCTGAAGTTCAGAGCGGAAAAGGATTATTGTTCTTTCCCTCAGAAAACGGATCCATACAAAATTATAACGATTTCCTGTCCGGCTTCAATGCGGGGAGATGGGTTGGGATCTCCGGAGATTATGCATCATTTCAAAGTGTAGCTGCTGCGGATGAACTACTTGAGGAGCATCCCGCCTTTACCGGACTCTTTGATCGGGCTGAGGGTGAGGAACTGAAATTTTCCAGGCCTTCGGTTTACTATTATTTCCGTCTGGATACCCGGGGCAGCACAAATGCTTTTGATCTTCTGCGACTCAACAACGGTGATGCACTGATACATGAAAAGAAATTCGGGAGAGGTACTCTGCTGATCTCCGCTATAGGAAACGACCCGGGATGGTCCAATTTTCCTATTCAGGAACTGTATGCACCTCTTTACTATCGTCTGACCCTTTATGCAGCTGCCTCGGAAGAAGGCGGGCTGATCGGACATATTCTTGGAAATCCATTCCAGACTACCGGAAACTATGTTATGGATGATGTAGAGCTTCAGGTGGACGGCCAAATTATAAAGCCGGGGGTAAGTGTTTCAGGAAACGGGTTACAGGTTAATTACGATGGTAAAGAGTGGAAAACCGGATTTGTGGAGGTGCGTGACGGACTAAGATCAACTACTATTGCGATGAACCTGGATCGGGCAGAATCGGATTTTTCGGAATTCGGCGAAGAGGAGATCGATGAACAATTAAATGAATTTGACTTCAGTTATGTTGATGCAGGAGGACTCAGTGATCAGGAATTGCTCACAACCATTCAGTCTACCGGCTTTGGCCGGGAGATCTGGCAGTGGTTTCTGATGGCAGGGATGTTCTTTCTGGTTGCGGAATCATTGATTTCTTCGTTTTATAAGGCTGAAAACTAA